From the genome of Phreatobacter cathodiphilus, one region includes:
- a CDS encoding CinA family protein — MTDTETERLATDVLAACRARGLMTVTAESCTGGLVSAALTAIAGSSAVVDRGFVTYTNEAKQEMLGVPEATLAAHGAVSAETAAAMAAGALARSRAQISVSVTGIAGPGGATPGKPVGLVHFAARRGDRLVLREERFGAVGREAVRRASVRVALGLLLALATDDQAPGRP, encoded by the coding sequence ATGACCGACACCGAGACCGAGCGGCTCGCGACGGATGTGCTCGCCGCCTGCCGGGCCCGCGGACTGATGACGGTGACGGCGGAGAGTTGCACCGGCGGGCTCGTCAGCGCCGCGCTGACCGCCATCGCCGGCTCCTCCGCCGTGGTCGATCGCGGCTTCGTCACCTACACCAACGAGGCCAAGCAGGAGATGCTCGGCGTGCCGGAGGCCACCCTCGCCGCCCATGGCGCGGTGTCGGCGGAGACGGCAGCCGCCATGGCGGCGGGGGCCCTCGCCCGGTCGCGAGCCCAGATCTCCGTGTCGGTCACCGGAATTGCCGGACCGGGCGGCGCGACACCGGGCAAGCCGGTCGGTCTCGTCCATTTCGCCGCGCGGCGCGGCGACCGGCTGGTCCTGCGCGAGGAGCGCTTCGGCGCCGTCGGCCGGGAGGCGGTGCGCCGGGCGAGCGTCCGTGTGGCGCTCGGCCTGCTGCTGGCGCTGGCCACCGACGATCAGGCGCCGGGACGCCCGTAA